The genomic DNA CCTGCCATGTCCAAACGCCTGATGCCCTCGACTACCGCCCTGCAGTGCTTCGAAGCGGCCGCCCGCCACCTGAGCTTCACCCGGGCGGCACAGGAACTGCACCTGACCCAGAGCGCCGTCAGCAAGCAGGTCGCGCAACTTGAAGAAATGCTGGCGCACTCGCTGTTCCAGCGCATTCGCCGGCGCCTGCACCTGACTCCGGCGGGCGCCCTGTACCTGACCGAAGTGAACAAGATCCTTAACCAGATCGACATTTCCAGCCGCTACATCCTCAGCTATGGCGACGAAACCGAAGTGCTGCGCATCGCCACCCAGCCCACCTTCGGTGCGCGCTGGCTGGTGCCCAGGCTCAAGGGCTTCGGTGACCGCTACCCGCGCATCCACCTGGACATCCGCAACGAACTGGAGCCGTTCGACCTGGTGCAGGCCAAGGCCGACATCGCCTTCTTTTTCGGCCAGGGCACTTGGCCAGGGGCGACCTGCATCGAACTGTTCAGCGAAGAGGTGGTGCCAGTGTGCGCCCCGCAGCTACAGGCCAGGCACCGCTTCGACAGTGCCCAAGCCCTCACCGAGCACCGCTTGCTGCAATGCGCATCACGCCCGGAGGCCTGGCACGAATGGTTTCTGGGGCTGGGCCTGCACAGCCAGAACAGCTACCACGGGCCGCGCTTCGACACGTTCTACCTGTGCATACGTGCGGCCATCGCCGGTTGCGGCATCGCCCTGATCCCGCGCTATCTGGTGGCCGAGGAGCTGAGCGAAGGCAAGCTGGTAGTGGCCTGGGACCACCCGGTGGCGAGCAATGGGCGGCACTTCATCGCCCATGCCGAACATGCGGCAGAGGTGCCGAAGATCAGGGCCTTCGTGCAGTGGATTGGTGAACGCGTGGCAGAGGGAGATTGACCAAGTTCGCGAATCCAGGGAATGAACGCAATCGAATAATTCGTTTGCGGAACAACACTTCGGCGCGCTTCGATATTAAGAAACTCGAACAAGGTCTGCGTGCCCATGAATCTGGAAAGTATCAGCCAATCCATTGCCATCGTTCATCCGATTACACTTTCCCATGGCCGTAATGCCGAAGTCTGGGATACCGACGGCAAACGTTACATCGACTTCGTCGGCGGCATCGGCGTGCTCAACCTGGGCCACTGCAACCCGGCCGTGGTCGCGGCAATCCAGGCCCAGGCCACGCGCCTGACCCACTATGCTTTCAACGCGGCGCCTCACGGCCCTTACCTGGAGCTCATGGAGCGCCTGCGCGCGTTCGTGCCGGTCAGCTACCCGCTGGCCGGCATGCTTACCAACAGCGGCGCAGAAGCGGCGGAAAACGCCCTCAAAGTCGCCCGTGGCGCAACCGGCAAGCGCGCCATCATCGCCTTCGATGGCGGCTTTCATGGCCGCACCCTGGCAACCCTGAACCTCAACGGCAAGGTCGCCCCCTACAAACAACGCGTCGGTGAACTGCCGGGGCCGGTGTACCACCTGCCCTACCCCAGCGCCGACACCGGCGTCACCTGCGAGCAGGCGCTCAAGGCCATGGATCGTCTGTTCAGCGTCGAGCTGGCAGTAGAGGACGTGGCGGCGTTCATCCTGGAGCCCGTGCAAGGTGAAGGTGGCTTCCTCGCCCTGGACCCGGCCTTTGCCCAGGCGCTGCGCCGTTTCTGCGACGAGCGCGGGATCCTGATCATCATCGACGAGATCCAGTCAGGTTTCGGCCGCACCGGCCAGCGCTTCGCCTTCCCGCGGCTGGGCATCGAGCCAGACCTGCTGCTGTTGGCCAAGAGTATTGCCGGCGGCATGCCGCTGGGGGCGGTGGTCGGGCGCCAGGCGTTGATGGCGGCGCTACCCAAGGGCGGCCTCGGCGGGACCTATTCGGGCAATCCGATTGCCTGTGCGGCGGCGCTGGCGAGCCTGGCGCAGATGACCGATGAGAACGTCGCCACATGGGGCGAGCGCCAGGAGCAGGCCATCGTCAGCCGGGTTGAACGCTGGCAGCAACGCTTCCCGTTCATCGGGCGCCTGACAGGCGTGGGTGCGATGCGCGGGATCGAGTTCGTCAATGCCGACGGCAGCCCTGCCCCCGCTCAGCTGGCCAAGGTCATGGACGCAGCGAGGCCCAAAGGCCTGTTGCTGATGCCCAGCGGCAAGGCGCGACACATCATTCGCCTGCTGGCGCCACTGACCATCGAAGCCGAGGTGCTCGAAGAAGGGTTGAATATCTTCGAGCAGTGCCTGGCCGAGTTGAACTGAGGCTTACAGGCCCAGTTCTTCCGGGGTGAGCATGTCGGACTCGAAAGCGATCCAGCCGCCTTCGAGTTCGGCGTGGCCGTTGACGATCGGGCCGTAGTAGGTCAGGCCGTTCTCCAGCGTCACGCAGATATGCGTGGCCGGTTTTTCCGGGGCCGCCAGCGTGCCGACGAAATGCACCTTCTTCAGGGTTTCTGTCACGGCTTCCAGACCAACACGCATGCTGGGGTTTTCCGAGGCCTCGATATCGCCCCCACGGTCTTCGGCGCTGATGGTGACGGTGGCGGTGTACGGGAACTGGGTGCTCAAGCGGGGTTACCTCGGTGTTGGATGCAGACTTGCGGGCGCGTAGAGTACGGCAGCTGTGCGCTGTTGTCTCTAATGGCCTCCCCCGCCTTGATCTGTTAGGGTGCCCGCCGATGCACGCCACACCACACGAGGACACCGAGTGAGCGCCGAAGAACCCCTGATCGCCGACCTGTTCGAGGTCGACAAACGCCTGACCCTCAAGCCCGTCGTGGACTTCAACAGCTACCTGCGCAACGCTTTTGGCGAAGGCCCGTGCCGCTGCCACCGCTGCACCGAAGGTGGCGACGAAAGCACCTATACGCACGCCCACAGCTTTATGTTCGAGGGTGGCCAGTGGCACCGCCGTTTCGCCAGCACCGCCGGCAGCGACGTCGCGCAGGTACTGAAAAAAGCCTGGCTGTCGTACACCAAGGCTGACCTGAACCCGGTCGGTGCCCTGGACATGGCCACCCTCAAGACCTTTACCGAAGCGGCTATGCACGAGCGCCTGCTGGCCCTGCTGCCCGCCAGCGGCGTTGCCCGCGAAGTGGACGGCCAGTGGTTGCTGCAAGCCCAGGCCGACTGACGGCCCGGCGGTAAAGCAGGATTCTCCCGCTCTGCTACCTTGGGAGAATCCGCTCATCCGCAGGTAGTCCGTCATGGCCCGCACAACGCCCATCGAGCTGTACCGCAACATTGGTATCGTCGCCCACGTGGATGCCGGCAAGACCACGACCACCGAGCGCATCCTGTTCTACACCGGGGTCAACCACAAGATGGGCGAGGTGCACGATGGCGCCGCGACCATGGACTGGATGGCGCAGGAACAGGAACGCGGCATCACCATCACCTCGGCGGCGACCACGGCCTTCTGGCAGGGCTCGACCAAGCAGTTCGCCGACAAGTACCGTTTCAACATCATCGATACCCCAGGCCACGTCGACTTCACCATCGAGGTGGAACGTTCGCTGCGCGTGCTCGATGGCGCCGTGGTGGTGTTCAGCGGTGCCGACGGTGTAGAGCCGCAGTCCGAGACGGTGTGGCGCCAGGCCAACAAGTATCACGTCCCGCGCCTGGCCTATATCAACAAGATGGACCGCCAAGGCGCGGACTTCTTGCGCGTGGTCAAACAGATCGACAAGCGCCTGGGGCACCACCCGGTACCGATCCAGCTGGCCATCGGCAGCGAAGAGAACTTCATCGGCCAGATCGACCTGGTGAAGATGAAGGCGATCTACTGGAACGACGCCGACCACGGCACCACCTATCGCGAAGAAGAAATCCCTGACGAACTCAAGGCCCTGGCCGACGAATGGCGCGCGCACATGGTCGAAGCGGCAGCCGAGGCCAATGATGAATTGACCACCAAGTTTCTCGACGGCGAGGAGCTGAGCATCGACGAGATCAAGGCCGCCCTGCGCCAGCGCACCATTGCCAACGAAATCGTGCCGACCATACTCGGCTCTTCGTTCAAGAACAAAGGCGTGCCGCTGATGCTCGATGCGGTGATCGACTACCTGCCAGCGCCCTCGGAGATCCCGGCAATCAAGGGCACCGACCCGGACGACGAAGACAAACACCTGGAACGCCACGCCGACGACAACGAACCGTTTTCGGCCCTGGCGTTCAAAATCGCCACCGACCCGTTCGTCGGCACGCTCACGTTTGCCCGGGTGTACTCCGGCGTGCTCAGTTCCGGCAACGCAGTGCTCAATTCGGTCAAAGGCAAGAAGGAACGCATCGGCCGAATGGTGCAGATGCATGCCAACCAACGTGCAGAAATCAAGGATGTATGCGCCGGCGACATCGCCGCCCTCATCGGCATGAAGGACGTGACGACCGGCGACACGCTGTGCGACATGGACAAACCGATCATCCTCGAGCGCATGGACTTCCCGGACCCGGTGATCTCCGTAGCCGTAGAACCCAAAACCAAAGCCGACCAGGAGAAAATGGGCATCGCCCTGGGCAAGCTGGCCCAGGAAGACCCCTCGTTCCGCGTGCGCACCGATGAGGAGACCGGCCAGACCATCATTTCAGGCATGGGCGAACTGCACCTGGACATCATCGTCGACCGCATGCGGCGTGAGTTCAACGTCGAGGCCAATATCGGCAAGCCCCAAGTGGCCTACCGCGAGAAGATCCGCAACACCTGCGAGATCGAGGGCCGCTTCGTTCGCCAGTCCGGCGGGCGCGGCCAGTATGGGCACTGCTGGATCCGCTTTGCACCGGGCGATGAAGGCAAGGAAGGCCTGGAGTTCATCAACGAGATCGTTGGCGGTGTGGTACCCCGCGAGTACATCCCGGCGATCCAGAAAGGCATCGAGGAGCAGATGAAAAACGGCGTGCTTGCCGGCTACCCGCTGATCAGCCTCAAGGCTGCGGTGTTCGACGGCTCCTATCACGACGTCGACTCCAACGAGATGGCCTACAAGATCGCCGCTTCCATGGCCACCAAGCAGCTTTCGCAAAAAGGCGGAGCGGTGTTGCTGGAGCCGGTGATGAAGGTCGAAGTGGTCACGCCCGAGGAATACCAGGGCGACATCATGGGCGACCTGAGCCGGCGCCGCGGCATGATCCAGGATGGCGACGAGACCCCTGCCGGCAAGGTGATCCGTGCCGAGGTGCCGCTGGGAGAAATGTTCGGCTACGCCACCTCGATGCGCTCGATGACCCAAGGGCGGGCCAGCTACACGATGGAGTTCACCCGTTATGCCGAGGCGCCGGCGAGCATTGCTGACGGGATTGTGAAGAAGAATCGCGGGGAGTGAAGCCGCGAGGGCTATGCCGGCGATAGGGCCAGCACAGCCCCCGCAAAAACTCAGTGCTGCTCGCCTGCCCGCTTCAACAGTTTCTTGCAGCGCTCGGACAGATGCACCACCCGCAGCTGCTTGCCCGCCTTGGCATACCGCTCGCGCAAGGTCTTCAATGCAGCAATTGCCGAATAATCGACGAAGCTCACGTGTTGGCAGTCCAAGGTAACCTTGGCCGGGTCACCCGCCGGGTCGAACTGGTTTAGAAACGGCGTGACCGAGGCGAAGAACAGCGTGCCATGCACCTGGTAATGCTTGACCCCCTCGGCGTCCTCATGGCTGTCGGCGTACAGCTCCCGAGCATGCTGCCAGGCAAAATTCACCGCCGCGATGACGATGCCGAACAGTACGGCCGTGGCCAGGTCGGTGAACACCGTGACCACCGTCACGGCAATGATCGCCAGCACATCGCTCACCGGCACTTTGTGCAGCACGCGCAAGGACGCCCACGCGAACGTCTGCTGGGCGACCACGAACATCACCCCGACCAGCGCCGCCAACGGGATACGCTCGATCAGCGGCGACAGGAACAACACGAACAGCAGGATCATCACCCCCGCCACCACGCCGGACAGCCGGCCGCGGCCATTGGAGCTGAGGTTGATCACCGTCTGGCCGATCATCGCGCAGCCGCCCATGCCACCGCACAAGCCTGAAACCATGTTGGCCGCACCCAAGGCCACGCACTCGCGATCCGGGTAGCCGCGGCTCTCGGTGATCTCGTCGGTGAGGTTCAGCGTCAGCAGGGTCTCCAGCAAGCCGACCATGGCCATCAGCACCGCGTAAGGGGCGATGATCTTCAGCGTTTCCAGGTTCCAGGGCACGTCCGGCAGGGCCAGCGTCGGCAGCCCACCAGCGATGTGCGCCATGTCGCCGAGGGTGCGGGTTGGCAGGTCGAGCAGGTACACCAAAAGGCCAACGCCGAGGATCGCCACCAGCGCTGGCGGCACGGCGCGGGTCAGCCTTGGCAGCACGTGTACCACCAGCATGGTCAGTGCCACCAGGCCGATCATCAGCCAAAGGGGCGTGCCGCTGAGCCACTGCTCACCCGTCTTGAAATGCTCCAGCTGGGCCATGGCGATGACGATCGCCAGGCCGTTGACGAAGCCAAGCATCACCGGGTAAGGCACCAGGCGCACCAGCTTGCCCAGGCGCAGCAGGCCGAACAGGATCATCACCACACCGCCCAACAGCACGGTGGCCAGCAAATACTGCGCACCGTGCTGCACCACCAGGGCGACGATCACCACCGCCATCGAGCCGGCAGCACCGGAGATCATGCCCGGGCGGCCGCCGAACAGCGCGGTGAGGGTACAGATTATGAAGGCGCCGTACAGGCCCATCAGCGGGTTGAGGTGGGCCACCAGGGCGAAGGCGATGCACTCGGGGACCAGAGCGAATGAAGTGGTCAGGCCGGCGAGCAGGTCGGCGCGAAGTCGGGCGGGTTTCATGGGTGTCCTGTGATGCAGGGCCAGGCGGCCGGTACTGAAAACAAACGAAGGGCGGGATGTTACGGAATTTGTCTGGCAGTGACCACCGCGAGCAGCCCAGCCCTAGCCGCGCGCCAGCCACTCGGCCATGGCCACATCCTCCAGCGCGTACTCGCCGCGATTGGCCTTCCACACCAGCTCCTTTTCCCGCAAGGCATCCAGGGCTTTTTGCACATTAGGTGTCGTGGCGTTGGCTTCGGCAGCAGCCTGTTCCAGCTTGCGATTGACGTCGATGAAGGTCTGTTCGGTGAAGGGCGAGAACGGCTGCCGGGCCAGCGTGCGCTCGGCCATCACCGCCAGTACCGCCTGCTGCAAGGCAGACAGCTCGTTCCAGGCACTTTCGTAGTCGCTCCACACCCCGGCCTGATGGTTCAGCGCACCGGTGCGCAGCAGCTCGCCAAGGTTGCCTGCCTCGCCCAACCCGATACTCACCTCGGTGAGCAACTTGCCGAGCATCTCCGGGCGCCGGCCAACACGTTCAAAGGCATACTCCAGATCCTCTGCCTTGAACTGGTTGCTGGCCGCCAGACGGCCATTCCAGACACCGGTCACGAAGTCGACGAAGTCCCGCCCCAACAGCGGAAACGCAGTGATGCTGGCGCCATAGAATGGCTGCTTGCTCTTGAGCACCAGATTGGCCAGCTTGTCCCGACTGGACCCGGTAAACACCAGGCGCAGACCATCGGGGCGGTCACCCCGGTTGAGGTGGTCGCGCGCCGCCTTGAGCGCGAACATGGCGTTCAGCCCACCCTCGCTGTTAAGGGCATGCTGCGCCTCATCCACTACCAGCACCACCATTTGCCCACACACCTGATGCAGCACCGCAAGCGCCTGGGCCAGCGTGGTACCGGCGGGCAGCTGCGGCCGAGTGAAATCCCAGCTGAGCGTACGCAGCAGGTTGATCTTATCGATACCCGCCTTCTTCGCGGTTTTGGCCAAGGTGCTTTCAAAACGCGCCAGAGCGCTGCCGATGGCACCGCTGATCAACTCGGCGGGGTCGGCATCACGGTCAGACCACAGGTCGACATACACCGGCAGCCAGCCTCGCTCCAGGCAGGCTGGAATGAAGTCGTTGTTCAGGAACGTGCTCTTGCCCGTGCGCCTTGGCGCAGCGAGAAACATACCCGAGCTGTAGTCGACGAACGATTCGCCAGCCAGGTCCCGCACCAAGGCTTGAGCCAACTGTTCGCGGCGGAAGATCGGGCGGGCAAGGCTCATGGCAATATCCTGAATTATCCAGATGACTATAATTTATATCTTATAGAATAAATCCAGGATAAAAGACACCTTGTGATGGACAACCGGCACGAGTCGCGCAATTTTGCCATCATGTTGATTCCACCTGCGGAGATCATGGACATGGCGCTACGCCCCTTTCTAACTTCCCTGCTGCTGGCCGCCAGCCTGGCCGCCCAAGCCGCCACCGAAGTGCTGCCGCTGCAGCACCGCAGCAGCGCCGAACTGCTGCCCGCCGCCCAATCGTTCATTGGCAAGGACGGTAGCGTCAGCGCCTTCGAGAACAAGTTGATCGTCACTGCCAGCCCCGAACGCGTAGACGACCTGCGCGCCCTGCTGCAACAGCTGGACACCGCGCCGAAGCGCCTGATGATCAGCGTCGACAACAACGACAGCAACTATCAGGACAACCGTGGCAATGCGCGCATCATCCATTACGGCACCAGCAACCGGGATGGTGGCCTGCAACAGGTCCAGGCCAGCGAAGGCCAACCGGCGCTGATCCAGGTCGGCCAGAGCATCCCGGTCACCAGTACCAGCACCGACGGCTATGGGCGCATCCAGAGCAACACCGAATACCGTAATGTGACCCAGGGTTTCTACGTGACCCCAAGCCTGATCGGCGAAACCGTTCGCCTGCAAATAAGCACCAATAATGACCGAATGAGCCATGAACGTGCTGATGTAGTGAAAGTACAAAGTACCGACACGACGGTCACCGGCAAGCTCGGCGAGTGGATTACCCTGGCTGGGTTCAACCAGCAGAGCCAGGCCGATCTCAGCGCGTCAAGCCGCACTTACAGCACCCAACGGGGTGAAAACATGACTTTACGTGTCAAAGTCGACCTTCTCGACTGATCCCAGGCAAATCAAGGCCTCGACCAAAGGCCTTGAAACTGACCAACAAGTCGCATTAGACCAAAGATGTAGTAAGCCCAAAAAAGCACTACAAAACATTTGACAGGCTCTTTTTTCCAAGGGCATGATGGCCTCGCTCCCGCTAATCAGGGGCCCTGGCAAGGGCCTTCGAGGCGCCCTCCTCCCACCCCTGGAGGCACCTCGTGTCTATACGGCCCACAAGGCGTGTTCGACGGGATTGCGACTGCAACGAAGAAGTTGTCCCGAGGGACGGAAGCGCATCACCGCAGTTCTGGCAATCGCGTAGCACCGCAGCAAGGCATCCACGAGCCGACCTGCTGGCGCATGCCCTCGCCCAGGCTGCAACTCCTTCCCCTTCGAGCCTTCGCGTTTGCCGCCGCACTCCCCCGAACAGGACAGCCGCCACACCCCTGATTCGCTTCGTGAGCATCAGCACAATTACCCCAAGATCGATGCGACGAGGTTTATTTCCATGGCACTGACACGCGAACAGCAAATTGCAGCCCTCGAGAAAGACTGGGCCGAAAACCCGCGCTGGAAAGGCGTGACCCGTACCTACACCGCCGCCGATGTCGTTCGCCTGCGTGGCTCCCTGCAGCCGGAGCACACCCTGGCCCGCCTGGGTGCAGAAAAACTGTGGAAGCTGGTCACCGAGGGTGCCCACCCGTCCTTCCGCCCAGAAAAAGATTTCGTCAACTGCATGGGCGCCCTGACCGGCGGCCAGGCAGTGCAGCAGGTCAAGGCCGGCATCCAGGCCATCTACCTGTCTGGCTGGCAGGTGGCCGCCGACAACAACTCGGCCGAGTCCATGTACCCTGACCAGTCGCTGTACCCGGTCGACTCCGTACCGACTGTGGTCAAGCGCATCAACAACTCGTTCCGCCGCGCCGACCAGATCCAGTGGAAAGCCGGCAAGAACCCGGGCGACGAAGGCTACATCGACTACTTCGCGCCAATCGTAGCGGACGCTGAGGCCGGTTTCGGCGGCGTGTTGAACGCCTACGAACTGATGAAGAACATGATCGAAGCGGGCGCCGCCGGCGTGCACTTCGAAGACCAGCTGGCCTCGGTGAAAAAGTGTGGCCACATGGGCGGCAAGGTCCTGGTACCTACCCAGGAAGCCGTGCAGAAGCTGGTTGCAGCGCGCCTGGCCGCTGACGTATCGGGCGTACCGACCATCATCCTGGCCCGCACCGACGCCAACGCCGCCGACCTGCTGACCAGCGACTGCGACCCGTACGACCAGCCGTTCGTGATCGGTGAGCGTACCCGTGAAGGCTTCTACAAGGTCCGCGCCGGCCTCGACCAGGCCATCGCCCGCGGCCTTGCCTACGCGCCATACGCCGACCTGATCTGGTGCGAAACCGCCAAGCCAGACCTGGACGAAGCACGCCGCTTCGCCGAAGCGATCAAGAAGGAATACCCGGACCAACTGCTGTCGTACAACTGCTCGCCTTCCTTCAACTGGAAGAAAAACCTGGACGACGCCACCATCGCCAAATTCCAGCGCGAGCTGTCGGCCATGGGCTACAAACACCAGTTCATCACCCTGGCTGGTATCCACAACATGTGGCACGGCATGTTCAACCTGGCGCACGACTACGCCCGCAACGACATGACCGCCTACGTGAAGCTGCAGGAGCAGGAATTCGCCGACGCCAGCAAAGGCTACACCTTCGTGGCGCACCAGCAGGAAGTGGGCACCGGCTACTTCGACGACATGACCACCGTGATTCAGGGTGGCGCATCCTCGGTGACGGCACTGACCGGTTCGACCGAGGAAGAGCAGTTCCACTGATAGTGTTTGCTGCTGAAGAAAGGGCCCGGGGCTTGTGAAAGCCCCGGGCTTTTTAGTTCAGGTTTCTGGTTGTTTTCAGAAAATCGGTTTTCCCCGGCTCGAATGAGCCCACGCAGATCTGAAACCTTCATGCCAGAGGGGTTTCGGCATTGCGCTACAGCAGCGCCAAGAGCGATGACAGGTGTAGCAGCCGTTATGAGAATGACGCACGTCACATCGCACTGACTTTTCTTTCACTCAATTTTCACGGCACCAGGCAGAGACTAAAGCTATCCCTACGTGATAGACGCTCCTTTGCCCGCCCCTCCCGGCGGGCTTTCTTTTGCTCACGATTTGCAGTGGCTTGTCTCATCGCCCATTGCACCGTCCATTTCAAAAGCGCTACCCATCGGCGCACCGCAATAACTGGCAGATAGCCAAACCGGGTCAATATTTTTCAAATCTCTTTCCCGGCCGGGTCACACTGGCTGCTACTGAACCTTCATGGCTTTGCGGGCTCAGTTGTGCAGACAGCGCTCGCGCCATCTAGAAAGGGATTTGCAATGGGACATGCTCCAGCCGCCGCCCTACCAAGGGTTCGCATCGAACGTGAGCTGAGCCTGCGGGCTGTGCTCACCGGCGCGGTGCTGGGCATTTTGCTCACGCCTTCGAATGTCTATGCCGGGCTCAGGATCGGCTGGTCATTCAACATGTCGATCATCGCTTTGCTGGTCGGCTTCGCCCTGTGGCAGGGTATCGCGGGCCGCAAGAAGGAGCGGCCCGTTTGGACGTTGCACGAAAGCAACATCAACCAGACTGTGGCGTCGGCCGCCGCTTCCATCATTTCCGGCGGGCTGGTGGCGCCGATCCCGGCCTATACGCTGCTCACCGGCCACCAACTGGACCCGCTGCCGATGATGGCCTGGGTTTTCTCGGTAAGCTTCCTGGGCATCTGGATCGCCTGGTATCTGCGCCCCGCCTTGCTCAACGACCATGACCTGAAGTTCCCCGAAGGCATGGCGACCCTGGAAACGCTGCAGCAGATTTACCATCATGGGCGCGAAGCCATGTCTCGCATCAAGGTTCTCTGCGGTGCCGCGCTGCTGTCAGGGCTGGTGAAGTGGATTGACGGCTTCGTCTGGGCGATACCACGCTGGGCACCCACGCCTGCGCTCGAGCGCCTGACCTTTACTGTCGATCCTTCGCTGTTGCTCATCGGTTTTGGCGGCATCATCGGCATTCGAGTTGGCCTGACGTTGCTGTTCGGCGCCGCACTGGCTTGGGGCGGGCTAGCGCCGTGGCTGATCGACCACACATTGGTAGTGATCGACCCGAACGCCAGCGGCCCCCAGTTCGCGGCGCTGGTGGAGTGGCTGTTGTGGCCGGGCGTAAGCCTGATGGTCTGTGCGACCCTGACTTCATTGGCAGTTCGTCTGTTCCGAGTGTCACGGCGGTTGCCTGCAAATGCGCTTGCACACCGGGCGCCGCGCGCCAGAATACGCTTGTCGCCAGGGCCTGCATCCGGCCTGCTGCTATCCGTCGCTCTGGTCGTCGCCCTGCAGGCGCTGCTGTTCGGGA from Pseudomonas putida includes the following:
- a CDS encoding LysR substrate-binding domain-containing protein, with the translated sequence MSKRLMPSTTALQCFEAAARHLSFTRAAQELHLTQSAVSKQVAQLEEMLAHSLFQRIRRRLHLTPAGALYLTEVNKILNQIDISSRYILSYGDETEVLRIATQPTFGARWLVPRLKGFGDRYPRIHLDIRNELEPFDLVQAKADIAFFFGQGTWPGATCIELFSEEVVPVCAPQLQARHRFDSAQALTEHRLLQCASRPEAWHEWFLGLGLHSQNSYHGPRFDTFYLCIRAAIAGCGIALIPRYLVAEELSEGKLVVAWDHPVASNGRHFIAHAEHAAEVPKIRAFVQWIGERVAEGD
- a CDS encoding aspartate aminotransferase family protein produces the protein MNLESISQSIAIVHPITLSHGRNAEVWDTDGKRYIDFVGGIGVLNLGHCNPAVVAAIQAQATRLTHYAFNAAPHGPYLELMERLRAFVPVSYPLAGMLTNSGAEAAENALKVARGATGKRAIIAFDGGFHGRTLATLNLNGKVAPYKQRVGELPGPVYHLPYPSADTGVTCEQALKAMDRLFSVELAVEDVAAFILEPVQGEGGFLALDPAFAQALRRFCDERGILIIIDEIQSGFGRTGQRFAFPRLGIEPDLLLLAKSIAGGMPLGAVVGRQALMAALPKGGLGGTYSGNPIACAAALASLAQMTDENVATWGERQEQAIVSRVERWQQRFPFIGRLTGVGAMRGIEFVNADGSPAPAQLAKVMDAARPKGLLLMPSGKARHIIRLLAPLTIEAEVLEEGLNIFEQCLAELN
- the fusA gene encoding elongation factor G → MARTTPIELYRNIGIVAHVDAGKTTTTERILFYTGVNHKMGEVHDGAATMDWMAQEQERGITITSAATTAFWQGSTKQFADKYRFNIIDTPGHVDFTIEVERSLRVLDGAVVVFSGADGVEPQSETVWRQANKYHVPRLAYINKMDRQGADFLRVVKQIDKRLGHHPVPIQLAIGSEENFIGQIDLVKMKAIYWNDADHGTTYREEEIPDELKALADEWRAHMVEAAAEANDELTTKFLDGEELSIDEIKAALRQRTIANEIVPTILGSSFKNKGVPLMLDAVIDYLPAPSEIPAIKGTDPDDEDKHLERHADDNEPFSALAFKIATDPFVGTLTFARVYSGVLSSGNAVLNSVKGKKERIGRMVQMHANQRAEIKDVCAGDIAALIGMKDVTTGDTLCDMDKPIILERMDFPDPVISVAVEPKTKADQEKMGIALGKLAQEDPSFRVRTDEETGQTIISGMGELHLDIIVDRMRREFNVEANIGKPQVAYREKIRNTCEIEGRFVRQSGGRGQYGHCWIRFAPGDEGKEGLEFINEIVGGVVPREYIPAIQKGIEEQMKNGVLAGYPLISLKAAVFDGSYHDVDSNEMAYKIAASMATKQLSQKGGAVLLEPVMKVEVVTPEEYQGDIMGDLSRRRGMIQDGDETPAGKVIRAEVPLGEMFGYATSMRSMTQGRASYTMEFTRYAEAPASIADGIVKKNRGE
- a CDS encoding SulP family inorganic anion transporter; its protein translation is MKPARLRADLLAGLTTSFALVPECIAFALVAHLNPLMGLYGAFIICTLTALFGGRPGMISGAAGSMAVVIVALVVQHGAQYLLATVLLGGVVMILFGLLRLGKLVRLVPYPVMLGFVNGLAIVIAMAQLEHFKTGEQWLSGTPLWLMIGLVALTMLVVHVLPRLTRAVPPALVAILGVGLLVYLLDLPTRTLGDMAHIAGGLPTLALPDVPWNLETLKIIAPYAVLMAMVGLLETLLTLNLTDEITESRGYPDRECVALGAANMVSGLCGGMGGCAMIGQTVINLSSNGRGRLSGVVAGVMILLFVLFLSPLIERIPLAALVGVMFVVAQQTFAWASLRVLHKVPVSDVLAIIAVTVVTVFTDLATAVLFGIVIAAVNFAWQHARELYADSHEDAEGVKHYQVHGTLFFASVTPFLNQFDPAGDPAKVTLDCQHVSFVDYSAIAALKTLRERYAKAGKQLRVVHLSERCKKLLKRAGEQH
- a CDS encoding secretin N-terminal domain-containing protein, with amino-acid sequence MALRPFLTSLLLAASLAAQAATEVLPLQHRSSAELLPAAQSFIGKDGSVSAFENKLIVTASPERVDDLRALLQQLDTAPKRLMISVDNNDSNYQDNRGNARIIHYGTSNRDGGLQQVQASEGQPALIQVGQSIPVTSTSTDGYGRIQSNTEYRNVTQGFYVTPSLIGETVRLQISTNNDRMSHERADVVKVQSTDTTVTGKLGEWITLAGFNQQSQADLSASSRTYSTQRGENMTLRVKVDLLD
- the aceA gene encoding isocitrate lyase, with translation MALTREQQIAALEKDWAENPRWKGVTRTYTAADVVRLRGSLQPEHTLARLGAEKLWKLVTEGAHPSFRPEKDFVNCMGALTGGQAVQQVKAGIQAIYLSGWQVAADNNSAESMYPDQSLYPVDSVPTVVKRINNSFRRADQIQWKAGKNPGDEGYIDYFAPIVADAEAGFGGVLNAYELMKNMIEAGAAGVHFEDQLASVKKCGHMGGKVLVPTQEAVQKLVAARLAADVSGVPTIILARTDANAADLLTSDCDPYDQPFVIGERTREGFYKVRAGLDQAIARGLAYAPYADLIWCETAKPDLDEARRFAEAIKKEYPDQLLSYNCSPSFNWKKNLDDATIAKFQRELSAMGYKHQFITLAGIHNMWHGMFNLAHDYARNDMTAYVKLQEQEFADASKGYTFVAHQQEVGTGYFDDMTTVIQGGASSVTALTGSTEEEQFH
- a CDS encoding OPT family oligopeptide transporter; translation: MGHAPAAALPRVRIERELSLRAVLTGAVLGILLTPSNVYAGLRIGWSFNMSIIALLVGFALWQGIAGRKKERPVWTLHESNINQTVASAAASIISGGLVAPIPAYTLLTGHQLDPLPMMAWVFSVSFLGIWIAWYLRPALLNDHDLKFPEGMATLETLQQIYHHGREAMSRIKVLCGAALLSGLVKWIDGFVWAIPRWAPTPALERLTFTVDPSLLLIGFGGIIGIRVGLTLLFGAALAWGGLAPWLIDHTLVVIDPNASGPQFAALVEWLLWPGVSLMVCATLTSLAVRLFRVSRRLPANALAHRAPRARIRLSPGPASGLLLSVALVVALQALLFGIDWWMALLSIPLAICLAVVAARVAGATGIAPIGAIGKLSQLGFGLIAPGQVAINLMSANTAGGAAGQSTDLMNDFKVGLAIGATPHKQLVAQCIGIFIGSVVGVLVYLMLIPDPQAMLLTEQWPAPAVATWKAVAQTLTVGLGALSPEIRWAILVGSVIGVLLGTLDSLLPQRAARWLPSTAALGLAFILPASIAMMMGFGAVLTWLVNCRWPSVTERFAITAAAGLIAGESITGVGASFWEMLRTL